The genomic window ATGCTTCATGAATGAAAATGTTAAGATatacttaaaaaatttattttacccttaaaaatatagtttcttttcaaaaatttataaattgtACTTTTTAAGTTGATTTTTCGGTAATTCACATCACATTTCCGCCCCCTCCTTCGtcgttttctcttttatgaAGGGTAAAGTGACTTTCAAATGTATTCCAAAATTCATCACTTACGAATTATGTGTTTGTGGGTTTTCTTTATAAGTGGTGATTTGTAAGGTTGGTCTTTTCTGTAAGTACATTAAATAGTTGAGCCggattttgtaaatttttcctttttatgaaaAACGTACATTTATGTAGTAAGAACCTTGTGTTGACTTAAAATTTGGAACCGTTTTCCGTGTcttctgattttcaaaattactGCAAGTTCTTCCTCCGGAGCCCGATTGGTTGGGACATGTCAAGTGGATGGCACTAAGAAGACTTGGAATTCTACACGGTTGTTGTCCAGCtttcctataaaaaaaaaatcacacatAGGGATGAAATATGTCAGTCTTGCAGACATGATGACGACAAGATTTAGATCTAGTGGCAGATTAGGTCCTAGCTATGCAGTTCAGTTAATTGGGTTAGAAATGTTAGACCAGACTTGTATCTTAGATGTATCCGACATGAATAAAAGCGTTTATTAACTACTACTTGTTTGTGTTTTTCGTTTTCATTGAAAGGATATTCTTTTTAAACTTAGAGACTATAGTACGTTTCCAAgaattgatctttttttttaagattatCAAAAAAATGTTAGTATTCATATCAGATTCCGGTAATAAACCTCATGTCAAATAGTTCAGCTCAATAGATCACTATTGTAGGGTTAGATTTAGATTGCACATATAATTGATTAAAACATGTGTAAAGATCAGGGGTTCTCAGGgtgattttttttgaaattttaacaaAGCCTCCACCTGCTTTCTTACTGGAATATGACCCCATGACTGCCACTTCAACAAAAAGAACAGCAGATTTAATTTGAAGAATGGCCTTCTTGGAtttttaatatgcatatattccacacaaggagaaaagaaaatggctACCCACTTAAATTTTCCAACAGAAATACCTGcacaaaaatatagaaataaaaaatataataaaataaataagaccCCAAATGGTTGGCAGTCTGCAGTTCCGAATCAACCCCGCTGGACGAGCTTTCCCTGAAtctattaacaaaaaataaagagcatGGATGCTGTACAAAAATACGAACAGAAACAGTCCCTGCACTTGCACATTAACAAGGTGCAGACGACCTATTCCATTCTCTTACAGAATTCAGTAGCAAGGCTGTACATAATAATTCCATTGTAGACTTATCAGGATTACAATCAAGTAAGACAAGATTAATTTATCGTTGACACAAAAAATTACGCATGCCTTTGCTATTGCACCGACATAGAACTTTTCTCAACATCCTCCTCCATTGCCATGGACCTCCTACTGTGATCTGACCCagtcaaaaaatgaaattggtaCATCAAGTTTGGCAGCACTTTTCTGCCTCTACACGTTTCATTTGATTTATCCTGTCAGCAACAGCTTAAGCAGTTCCATGAGAAGCTGATCGAACCTCCACAGCAATTTTTTGAGATCTTTCTTGCACAATACGAGCAATGCCGATATAGCACTCTATATGGTTAAAAGGAGGCCATGGATCAGGCCTAATAGTAGTATAAAGTCATACGTATTTGATGCCCCAACGAGctacaaaaataaattgtttagaTCTTCCCACAGGAAATCCAGCAAGCATTAGCAGCCATCAGATCACTACTGTTATGATAAGCAGCATTTCTGTGCTtccagatgctccatattgtcATGGGGAGGACTGATAGTCAGGATTTTTCATCCATGTCgatttgaaaatttgcattttccaACATTGCCATTGATGTCGTAGAGAATCTTTAATTTTAATCCTCCGATCGAATTACTCTCCCATCCTCTGCCACAGTCTTTGCATTGCTGcaagtaagaaaaagatgagtgGTCGATTCTGCCTTTTGCTTGCAGATAACACACATATTAGGAATTGGAATGGCCCATTTCTGAATTTTATACAATGTCAGCAGTCTTTCCTCTATCGCCAAATTCAAACACCATTTAGCCCTAGGAATACTTCCACTTTTTTAGATAAGTTTCATTTGTAAATTGGTACTAGATTGAACTCTGATTCTGTAATACATTTCCATGTGCTTGATAGAGTCCACTTGAGTAGATCCCCACGAGTCTATCTGTTGCATTACTCGTTTGAGAAGTTCTGATTTACATGTTTGATCCATGGCGACTTGATTTTATTAAACATAATTGACTTGTGCTGATCAAGCATCTGGTGGACAGTGCAACCAAAAAATTTTCTGCAAATTGCCTCATCTTCTGCATTAACAAGAAACATCCACAGGAGGGGAAATAGAAACTACAGAAGATGATGATAATGCTGTAGAGGTGGTAGCTGAACATGCTTAGCAGCAGCAATCCTGTCAGAAGTTTTACCATTATTGGCTCACTTTTTACTGAATCGAACCGATACAGATCGATCCAGTTATTGAACTCTCTTAACTCCTTgtatcatgtttttatttgaCACAATCCTTAGCTCTACACAGTTTGACGGTTGGTGCAAAATCCAGAGTGAATGGGCTTTTTAGTCTAATTTGATGCTAGATCAATGGACTGCCAGGATCATTCTTTGTTGAGATCCAGAAGTTCTATTGAAGCTCTCTGCAAATTCAAGGTAAGGGTTAAATGCAAGGTAAGACAAACATAATTTTGCTTTACGCCATTTGGTGTTTATTTGCATAATAATCTTTCGTTTTAGGAAAGAATCACTTCAGCAATTGTCGAATAGCATTGTTCACCTTCAAACTTCTTGTACTCTCCTTGGTAATTTCAGTTGTCTGAGAGGACCGATGGATAAAACTAGAAGACATCCAATGGCATCTTTCTTTGCTAATTTTAAccaatttcttgatttttgcaaTCTTAAAATGATTATCGATCCAGGCTATGAGATGACATGGTCGAATGATAGAATGAGAATTAACAGTGTTACGCCGAATTCACTGGGTGCTGGTCAATAGGGCTTCGCTGCAACTAAATAATGTCATTCAATCTAAAAGTTATGCCCAGGACTACGTTCAGCCATGGGTATTGTTTCGCTCCTGTATCTTCCAAAGGGGGGAAAGATCTCTCGGAGTTGTTCTATGAATCCGAAAGAGAGTGCTTGGGTCCTCCCAATAACGAAGtatttattaatacatatttaTTATAGTAAATATATTCTATGAGAGGGTGGTGCCCCTGCTTACCTCTGGCTTGTGGGTAAGGAACAGTCCATTTACTTTTTCCATGTTTCAGCATCAAGTTTGCCCTAGAATCATCATTTTCTCTATTAttctaatttttatataatttaattttttaccCTTGTCTTCCCGAAACATGCTATCAAGCATACTATGTTCATTAACAAAGTCGACATGTAAACATATTTACGCTTAGCATGCAATACTTCATCAAAACAGCTCGATAGTGGTTGAAATAATAGCCTGCATACCTTGATCAAGGCCAGGGTTTTGTGGTACGCCTTCCTATTCAGTTGGTACTATAGGGATTGGTTTGCTTTGAGGCAGCTGTCTCCTTTCTTCCATAGACAAATAAACTGGATTATTACGCATGACCTCCATTGCAACCTTATTATGGTCTTTGTTTGCCTCTTCTAGAACTACCTCCATCTCCTCTGTTTCTCATGCTAGGGCCTGGAATTGATTTGCCTATTGTTGGGAGACACCCCTTGCTTTGTTGCACTACCACTGTCGGCTTAGTTTCCTCCGGATGAGCAACCCCATTACATTTTGAACCCTTCTTCCACTGTCTTCTGGCCATTTTGACGTCAGACCAGCCATTCCCTCCGATTTGTTCTTCAACCTGAAATTTATTCATCCGGAATACTCTACCAGATGAGTATTTTATTTGCAATACACAATAGTTTCGATTGCTCTCATAAACTTTTTCCTGCCACAAATGCTTGCCATCGATCTCCAAGTCGGCCTCTGATTTAGGGCCAAAACGGAGAGATTTGTGCAAAGCTCAACGGGACATGTCTTGCCTGTGGAAGCCTTTTTGAATAAGTTGCCCACCTAACGCAGGAGCGGCACCCTAGAAAATTTTCCAATAACAAAGAAGTACCGGTAGACCTGGCAAACGGATCCACAAAGGGACGTATAAGTTGTCCTCAACCTTCATCGAGTCTCAAGGATACCTTTTTGTTGCAACAAGAACTCTGCCGGCTATTTTCCAAGCTCCCTTCCATAGAACCACCTGCAGGTCTGATTCGATATCTACCCTCACCAAGAAGACACCCTTTCCCAGGAAGGAAAGCCTAGGATTTCTAATCTCTATTCATTGTCTTCATAGATTGTTAGTACTTAGTAGTATATCCGTGTTCCATACTCTTGGAGTTGGAATCCCCGAGAAAGCATGTCAGGGCAGTCTATCAGAAGGGGTTTTTCATCTTCTCTAACGCCTGGTTGGTGACAGTGATGCAAGGCTTACCATCATGCAGGCGAATCTCAAGCTCCCCACCGTGGCCTATAGAATCCTTTGGAGATGCCGACACCATTTCTGCTCGCATTCTGGATGACGCCGGCTTCCCAACAGCGATTTTCCATCTCCGGTGTTAGGGCTTTGGGGGGTTCAATACTGGGCTCACGAACATCCTCGACTGGCTGGTTAGCTTGGATTTTTGGGAATACTATGAGATTGATATTCTAACTGCGTATGAAAATTGGTCTTGACATTGGCTTACGAATCAGTTAAAGTTCTTTGGCAATCTCCAGTTGCAAATGGGTCAGATCACTGTAACATGATGCATTAGAATTTGGGTCGGAACTGAATCCAGTAAATAGACATACTTTTCAAAGGAAATCAGGAACATTTGCAGCCCTTGGCACAGTGAGATGGGAGCTGGTCATGTTTTGAGTGTTGTTTACTAACTTCTACAAACCCAAGCAAAATGTGCCTTCATGGTTTTCATTAATCATATTGAAACTGAAAATGTCACCTTCGGTCTGAGGTGATCTAAGATCTTAAGATTATAAATTCtaattttgtgtttgaaagaTGTAACGGTCACATCCCCTTCTCTGATGACCTGATATTTATGGATCTGAGGCATAACAGTGAttttaaatctatggttttcaAAAGCACAGTGTGTTAGAACTATGGATATGAGGTAGATCTCTTATCAAATCATACCATGGATTGCATCTTAAGGCGTGGGGAGGTTCATCCTAAGGATTTTGCTGCTATTCCTTAGAAGGTTCATTACCAAGTCCTTCTCCAACTTCTCCCAAAACATAGTGACGTTAAAGCGCATCagatggaaaggaaaaggacACTGAAGTTTTTCTGTTGCTTACATcaagaaaccaacaaaacacAGAGATCATCTTTTTCTAACAAAATCTTCTCGGGAACAGGGAAAAAAAACCAACATTTGTCATGGAAAGTGGCCACTAACCCAGTAGTGCTCCTCTTCAATCAAAGAACTctttttgctttaaaaaatgttCCCACCGTGTAAAGTAACTATTGAAAGTGAACAATACACAAGGAATCAAGCATGGGAGAAGGAGCAGCTTGTCCTTATAAGACTGAAGAAGTAACGTTTGCAGATAAAGATGGCAAAGACCACCGGTCCCAGAATTTGATATCAGATGGCAGCATGACATAAGGACAAACGaaccctctctgtctctcattCCATGTTCCCCTCAAAGTAATGCCAATGGCCCGCGCTGCTTCGTCAGTGTCGTGCATCAATAATCTCTCTCTGTAAccttttgtgaaaataaaagaagagctTTTGTGAATGATGTTGACACCATGGGCAAGATTGATGACAGGTAGCGATGGTGCAAGAGCTCTTTTATCGTCGAAGGGAAAGGGGAATATATTTTCCCCGAATGCTGACAGGAGGCGCTCTCCTTCTAACAGGGACAGAAAGTGATGGGACAAAGAACTGCCCTTTACCCAATTCTCTCTGAGTGCAACACTGCCATCATCTCCCTGCGTGCTGTTAGATACGTTGGCTTTATGCAGGAATATCATGATTCGTGCTTTGCAGCCATGAACTGGATCGAGTGCTGAACTTCTGACCGTGGCCCACTAATATTCTCTTGAAAATTGAGCCCATGTTTCCTCAACAAAAGAGAAAGCTCAGTTTGGTCTGCAAGTTACACGAGCCCATTTACCACTTTGTGTAATTAAATGCGGTGAAGGCCGCCTGAGTGGAAGATTTTGTCAGTTGAAAGTGTGTCGCTTCTTTGCTTCTGCGCCTCGCAGGGTCCACCTATCCAAAATACAACAGCTTATACCGTCGGTTACGAGGAAAAAGCAGTTCAGGCAAGCACTTTAGAATGTGAGTATGAAATGATGGGAGAACCCAAACTCAGCACAGTTCATACAGCTAACATTATAATGGAATATTATCAATGTACGGCCAAATTAGTATGTGTGGTTACCCGTGTAATGATTGATGAATAACCCTTTTGTTGCAGTCAACGGTGCCTTTTCGTGGCTGGTAATCTTGAATTTTGAGGGTGTGCAGCAGTTCGAGCAACCGAGAGAGGCTGCTATAGGGGAAAACGTTCTGAATCTTAATTTATTGAAATTGAGTTGCCAATCTTCTTTGAGGATCACAGTTCTTCGAATATCTGAAGTTCTATCCATAAAGCACCAGGTGGAACAAGGAAAGAATGCATTATTCTCAGGTGGCAGCCATTCGAAGAAGAAAATCTAACGTTGCAGAGCGCACAGTTTGTCCACCCCATCATAAGAATATTAGCTTCGTCGTCATCTGTAGATGGTCTTTTCCACCACAGCCATGAAAGTTCTCATGAAGCGCTCAAGCTTTTAAAATTATGAAGGCTTCCTTTTTCAACGATCATTATGAGTTTTATTACAGGATGATATTTTATGAGAGATACAGAGAGCGCAAACTTCAACGAACTGCATTTGCATTCGGTATTAAACATGGAATACGTCGATCAGGCACAGAACAACAAAAATAGAATATTCACTCTACATGGTGCATATGATGCTTCTATCTCTGAGGTACATAgcaattttatattttgagtTACACAGTTTCTCCATGCAATAAGATTTGTACTGCAATggacaaccttttttttttctccttttctagtTTGAACCCAGATGTACCCAGCATCACaattgtaaatgaaaaatatttagtATACCTGTACAGTACATGCTACAATACACTCTCCTTTTCTATATTACAATATGCTTCATACTGAGGCCCCATTTACAATGGGACAAGAATGACAAAAACAATAATCATCCATATTTATCAGAATAAACTGTTGACAAGCATGAATCAAGCCACAAAGTCATGTAACATGTGCGATGAACCAAACCTTTGTGTTCTGCTCCCCATATTCATGAACTCATAATTGGAAGTGGTTGTGCTAACAGAAGTTGAATTGTACATATCCTCCCCTTGGGTTGCCACAAAGGTTTGTGGTTCACTGGACACTGCTAGCTGGCCACCATCACAATGTTGCAACCCCAGAGTGAGTGAAACACCACCATTGGCACGTCCCTTTGCAGTGTAAGAATCATTCTCTAATCTCCCTAAACCTGCCATTTGGTATGAAATGAACCTCTCACCAGTATCAGAATGCAAAAGAGCATCTTGGAGAGGATTGCACTGGTCCGTACGAGATCTCTGGTCCCTGAATTTTGTGTTCCCATAGTTGCTGCTATCTTCAACAACATGAGGGCTATTATTGAGTTCATCAGCACTCGCTAGTTCGGTATCCAAGATAAAGTTCGTCTTTAATCCTCTGTTTTCACTAGCAAGATTTTTGTCTGCAGTAGTCTGTCTGTTACCCTGTAGCTCTGTTTCTTTAGGATCTCTTTTCGAATCATCATCTTTAGCTGCATTTtcagatgatgaatttgaatctgccTCAGCCTCACCAATTTCCTCTTTATACATCTCCTCAACCATTGGCTTCCAAAGTCGAACTCGGGCATTTATGAACCAATTTGACACCTgaataaaaatgagattttgccATAAAAAAATGTTACTAGATGCGTgcatgaatgagagagagagtgtgtgtcaATGCATCATTTCTCTACCTGGCTTCTACTCAAGCCCGTTTGCCTTGCAAGCATTAGTTTATCAGAGTCACTGGGATAActggtgaagaaaaaaattacaagaggAAAGGTGGTCaaacattttcaaacaaatacGAATGGAAAAGAAACAATGACTGATGAAAAATCTTACGGATGAAGGAAGTGCTCAAAAAGCCAAGCACGGAGAATGGAGACGGAACTTTCTGGTAAGCCCCTCTGTGGCCTCCAAGCATGCTGTTGCAACATTCCAAGCTGTTGCAGAGCCCTCTGTTGCCTAAGCTGTTGATCTACAAACCGAAGCCGAGTTATGCCACCACCCTTGCCATTTGACGGATCCTGCTCACCAAGATTCTTTCTAGCAGCCTGAACTTGGCCACTTATTGCATCTCGCAAACAGCGGAAGTGCCTTGAAATAGTTTGAAGGGCAAGTGTGGTGTATGTTTTAGCAGCACCACATCCAGCAATTACATCAAAGGATGAAACGACAATCTGCATTTGATGATAATATTGCTTGTATCTTCTGTCAACCTGAAGGACAACAATCATCATGGCTTCAGAAAAGTTATTCCTAGGAAGCACGGACGGTTATGCAAGATTGGGTTCTACAGTCTGAAATTCAAACTCTATTCCATTTCATGTTGGACAGGTCCCAGATCAACTAAGAAACCAGAGACGCAAGAGGTCAAAAGGGAATATGTCAAACAACCAAGGATGATTCCAGACAACAAGCATGATGGCACCCTTGTCCAATCATTGATCTTAGAAACAGCCAAGTAGACGATCCAccaaaaatattatctcatttatttttttttcacagttaataacttaataaaCAAAAGTCTACATGTAGGactttcaaacttttcattttaaacatCAGATTAGTTTTTCCCTATCAATTGCTACCTTACAAGGTTAAATTTGCTGCTTGCAAAAGTCATGTTTCCACTGAAAATGACTTAAAAGAGAATGGTGTAAAAGTAATCCCACTGAACTGTTAATCATGgttaaaataataaagaatGGAACTGTCCTAAGAAGCAAATGATGGATagttttggaaataaaaaacatgaactcTTCAAGAGACACTTGTGGAACTTATTACTATGAAGAAAACAGCTGACACAAGAATCATCCATCTAATGAAGTCTAGTGTGGGGTGGAggcccaaaaacaaaaaaataaataactctTTTATCTACCTATGCCAAGATGTTTCAAACACTATTTATGAGGGGGAGAATGGCCTGGCATTCAGTAGCTGTTTCCCACAATATACCATTCATTTGGCCAAACTCCAACTTTCACATGGCTCGTATCTCCAACCTTATGAACAAAATCTACTTCCTTCATCTATATACTGTGAAGGTGCCAATAGGGATACCCCATTCCAAAAGGTGgaactattttgaaaaaacaacaaaataaaagagaaggTG from Nymphaea colorata isolate Beijing-Zhang1983 chromosome 6, ASM883128v2, whole genome shotgun sequence includes these protein-coding regions:
- the LOC116255743 gene encoding BEL1-like homeodomain protein 6 isoform X1, whose amino-acid sequence is MATYFPGSSSQNDVMPTLYLKDGSQNPFPDSALPGHVMYMNYSSASTYTNNLPGHPRSPQNCVELPAAGSMVSQDSHVEVSRPTASYPGIISNLVAPRLEESILNTWRDGRNEMFMQPRVTLTNMLGIREQINGGNDLARNTLNLNPEVGMGTPLSILQGGQGLQVQRADVAAVQGQGLSLSLGTHIPSAITASPFQFHHENPDVPFVGSQSLENEAHKNDGFSCKQPSGIKFPPAFSGTDQIAKGDTVNNFQPPLVVKQMHMGGSSYGLTNLASTITNSKYLKAAQQLLDEVVNVRNALRSETNKGQSFQTSTGEMDTRKNASGNPSSTGLAQESMQSVSNELSPAERQEMQAKLTQLLSMQDEVDRRYKQYYHQMQIVVSSFDVIAGCGAAKTYTTLALQTISRHFRCLRDAISGQVQAARKNLGEQDPSNGKGGGITRLRFVDQQLRQQRALQQLGMLQQHAWRPQRGLPESSVSILRAWLFEHFLHPYPSDSDKLMLARQTGLSRSQVSNWFINARVRLWKPMVEEMYKEEIGEAEADSNSSSENAAKDDDSKRDPKETELQGNRQTTADKNLASENRGLKTNFILDTELASADELNNSPHVVEDSSNYGNTKFRDQRSRTDQCNPLQDALLHSDTGERFISYQMAGLGRLENDSYTAKGRANGGVSLTLGLQHCDGGQLAVSSEPQTFVATQGEDMYNSTSVSTTTSNYEFMNMGSRTQRWTLRGAEAKKRHTFN
- the LOC116255743 gene encoding BEL1-like homeodomain protein 6 isoform X2, giving the protein MATYFPGSSSQNDVMPTLYLKDGSQNPFPDSALPGHVMYMNYSSASTYTNNLPGHPRSPQNCVELPAAGSMVSQDSHVEVSRPTASYPGIISNLVAPRLEESILNTWRDGRNEMFMQPRVTLTNMLGIREQINGGNDLARNTLNLNPEVGMGTPLSILQGGQGLQVQRADVAAVQGQGLSLSLGTHIPSAITASPFQFHHENPDVPFVGSQSLENEAHKNDGFSCKQPSGIKFPPAFSGTDQIAKGDTVNNFQPPLVVKQMHMGGSSYGLTNLASTITNSKYLKAAQQLLDEVVNVRNALRSETNKGQSFQTSTGEMDTRKNASGNPSSTGLAQESMQSVSNELSPAERQEMQAKLTQLLSMQDEVDRRYKQYYHQMQIVVSSFDVIAGCGAAKTYTTLALQTISRHFRCLRDAISGQVQAARKNLGEQDPSNGKGGGITRLRFVDQQLRQQRALQQLGMLQQHAWRPQRGLPESSVSILRAWLFEHFLHPYPSDSDKLMLARQTGLSRSQVSNWFINARVRLWKPMVEEMYKEEIGEAEADSNSSSENAAKDDDSKRDPKETELQGNRQTTADKNLASENRGLKTNFILDTELASADELNNSPHVVEDSSNYGNTKFRDQRSRTDQCNPLQDALLHSDTGERFISYQMAGLGRLENDSYTAKGRANGGVSLTLGLQHCDGGQLAVSSEPQTFVATQGEDMYNSTSVSTTTSNYEFMNMGSRTQSLSAS